One window of the Clostridium sp. MB40-C1 genome contains the following:
- a CDS encoding sugar ABC transporter ATP-binding protein, with amino-acid sequence MEKQKKPMLQMIDIKKYFPGVKALDGVNLNAYGGEVLALLGENGAGKSTLMKILSGVYKKDSGKILIEGEEVEPSNIKEAEKLGVAIIHQELSVLPNLTVEENIFLGNEKYSKYTRKINKKLLRERSTMFLEQIGCKVDPDALVKDINVGDQQMIEIVKALTKNSRIIIMDEPTTALTEVETKKLFEVVNKLKEKGIAVIYISHRMEEIFTICDKVTVLRDGKYVGEAVTKDVSYDELISMMVGRKLEDQFPYKKVKPGKTLMRVENLNYKNKVKDINFEVKEGEILGIAGLMGSGRTELAKTIFGEYKKESGEIFIENEKAVISSPKYAIKNGICYLSEDRKKEGLVLGMSVGDNMTISNLVKYENSIKRIDKVKEKKDVEEYIKKLSVKTPSSDQIIKNLSGGNQQKAILAKWIMLSPKVLIIDEPTKGIDVGAKKEIYEVLNELKEMGKAIIMISSDMPEVLGVSDRILVMHEGKITGELSHEEANQEKIMKYAVATH; translated from the coding sequence ATGGAAAAGCAAAAGAAACCTATGCTCCAAATGATAGATATTAAAAAGTATTTTCCAGGAGTTAAAGCTTTAGATGGGGTTAATCTTAATGCTTATGGTGGAGAAGTTTTAGCTTTGTTGGGTGAAAATGGTGCTGGAAAATCTACTCTTATGAAGATATTAAGTGGAGTGTATAAAAAAGACTCAGGAAAAATTCTTATAGAAGGGGAAGAAGTAGAACCTTCTAATATAAAGGAAGCGGAGAAATTAGGAGTTGCCATAATTCATCAGGAATTAAGTGTTTTACCTAATTTAACAGTAGAAGAAAATATATTCTTAGGAAATGAAAAGTATAGTAAATATACTAGAAAGATAAATAAAAAATTATTAAGAGAAAGAAGTACTATGTTTTTAGAGCAGATAGGATGTAAGGTAGATCCAGATGCTTTGGTTAAAGATATCAATGTAGGAGATCAGCAAATGATAGAAATTGTCAAGGCTTTAACTAAAAATTCTAGAATTATAATAATGGATGAGCCTACAACAGCGCTTACTGAAGTTGAAACTAAAAAACTATTTGAAGTTGTTAATAAACTTAAAGAAAAGGGTATAGCAGTTATTTATATATCTCATAGAATGGAAGAAATTTTTACTATATGTGATAAAGTTACAGTTTTAAGAGATGGAAAATATGTGGGGGAAGCTGTAACAAAGGATGTAAGTTATGATGAATTGATTAGTATGATGGTAGGAAGGAAATTAGAAGATCAATTTCCATATAAAAAAGTTAAACCTGGAAAAACCCTTATGAGGGTTGAAAATTTAAATTATAAGAATAAAGTTAAGGATATAAATTTTGAAGTTAAAGAAGGAGAAATATTAGGAATAGCAGGACTTATGGGGTCAGGAAGAACTGAGCTAGCTAAAACTATATTTGGAGAATATAAAAAAGAATCAGGGGAAATATTTATTGAAAATGAAAAGGCAGTTATAAGTTCACCTAAATATGCTATAAAAAATGGAATATGTTATTTATCTGAGGATAGAAAAAAAGAAGGATTAGTTCTTGGAATGAGTGTTGGAGATAATATGACTATTTCAAACTTAGTTAAGTATGAAAACTCTATAAAAAGAATTGATAAGGTGAAAGAGAAAAAGGATGTAGAAGAATATATTAAAAAATTATCTGTAAAGACGCCTAGTTCTGATCAAATAATTAAAAACTTAAGTGGAGGAAATCAACAAAAAGCAATACTTGCAAAGTGGATTATGTTATCTCCAAAGGTCTTAATTATAGATGAACCTACTAAGGGAATAGATGTAGGAGCTAAAAAAGAAATTTATGAAGTTCTAAACGAATTAAAAGAAATGGGAAAGGCTATTATAATGATATCTTCTGATATGCCAGAAGTTCTGGGTGTAAGCGATAGAATATTAGTTATGCATGAAGGAAAAATTACAGGTGAATTAAGTCATGAAGAGGCAAACCAAGAAAAAATAATGAAGTACGCTGTAGCTACTCATTAA
- a CDS encoding undecaprenyl-diphosphate phosphatase translates to MVNFIFILKAIIIGVVEGITEFLPVSSTGHMIIIGNLIGFKEGILPKTLYSKSYIDMFNMVIQLGAILAIIFLYWGKITDTFKDFWPTKPKSGFMFWFKIGIACIPAGVLGILFNDKIEEKLFYPMPVIAALIVGALWMIFAEKKYRRNFKTKSIDDITIKQAFVIGCFQCLALWPGMSRSASTIIGGWISGLSTIAAAEFSFFVAIPVMVGVTIISLSKHLVAVNAIQIIALAVGFIVSFIVALVVVDKFISFLKKRPMRVFAMYRIFVGILLLVLVFTNVVKF, encoded by the coding sequence GTGGTAAATTTTATATTTATACTTAAAGCTATTATTATAGGTGTAGTAGAAGGAATTACTGAATTTTTACCTGTATCTTCTACAGGACATATGATTATTATTGGAAATCTTATAGGATTTAAAGAAGGAATTCTTCCTAAAACTTTATATTCTAAATCGTACATAGATATGTTTAATATGGTTATTCAATTAGGTGCTATATTGGCTATAATTTTTTTGTATTGGGGTAAAATAACAGACACCTTTAAAGATTTTTGGCCAACTAAGCCTAAATCAGGATTTATGTTTTGGTTTAAAATAGGTATAGCTTGCATACCAGCAGGGGTATTAGGAATATTATTCAATGATAAAATAGAAGAGAAACTTTTTTATCCCATGCCTGTAATTGCAGCTTTAATAGTTGGAGCTTTATGGATGATTTTTGCTGAAAAAAAATACAGAAGAAATTTTAAAACAAAATCCATAGATGATATAACAATAAAGCAAGCTTTTGTTATAGGATGTTTTCAATGTTTAGCTTTATGGCCTGGAATGTCAAGATCAGCATCTACTATAATAGGTGGTTGGATTAGTGGGCTTTCTACAATTGCAGCAGCTGAATTTTCTTTTTTTGTAGCTATACCTGTAATGGTAGGGGTTACAATTATATCCTTGTCTAAGCACTTAGTAGCTGTAAATGCTATTCAAATCATAGCTTTAGCTGTTGGATTTATCGTTTCATTTATTGTTGCATTGGTTGTTGTTGATAAATTTATTTCATTCTTAAAGAAGAGACCTATGCGAGTATTTGCTATGTATAGAATATTTGTAGGAATATTGCTTTTAGTATTAGTTTTTACAAATGTAGTTAAATTCTAA
- a CDS encoding ComEC/Rec2 family competence protein: MKYKKKFYKILIICASLIFILTSCVASTNSLIDPKYKLTIHYIDVGQGDSILIQINDKNMLIDAGTKSASVSSYLKKNKITKLDYIVATHPHEDHIGGMASIINNFDINNFYAPKITSNSSSFRNMLSSLNKRNIKITSAKARQSIDLDKDVKCFIVAPNSTYYDKINNHSIVIKLIYKNISFLFTGDAESFSEDEILKNGFNIKSDVLKLGHHGSNSSTSDKFLNEVDPKVAIISCGKGNDYGHPHKEILNKLKNKKILLYRTDLDGTIILQSDGTKIIRR, from the coding sequence ATGAAATATAAAAAAAAATTCTATAAAATTTTAATTATTTGTGCAAGTTTAATTTTTATTTTAACTTCATGTGTAGCTAGCACTAATTCATTAATTGATCCTAAATATAAATTAACAATTCATTATATAGATGTAGGTCAAGGTGATTCTATTTTAATACAAATAAATGATAAAAACATGCTCATTGATGCAGGTACTAAATCCGCTTCAGTGAGTTCATATTTAAAAAAAAATAAAATAACTAAGCTAGACTACATTGTAGCAACTCATCCTCATGAAGATCATATAGGTGGTATGGCTTCTATAATAAATAATTTTGACATAAACAATTTCTATGCACCTAAAATAACTTCAAATTCTTCATCATTTAGAAATATGTTGTCTTCTCTGAATAAAAGAAACATAAAAATTACTTCTGCTAAAGCAAGACAAAGTATAGACCTAGATAAAGATGTAAAATGCTTTATAGTAGCTCCTAACAGCACCTATTATGATAAAATTAATAACCATTCCATAGTAATAAAATTAATTTATAAAAATATTAGCTTCTTGTTTACTGGTGATGCGGAATCTTTTAGCGAAGACGAAATCCTTAAGAATGGATTTAATATAAAATCAGATGTTTTGAAATTAGGACATCATGGTAGTAATTCATCTACATCCGATAAATTTTTAAATGAAGTTGATCCTAAAGTAGCTATTATTAGCTGTGGTAAAGGAAATGATTATGGTCATCCACATAAAGAAATTTTAAATAAATTAAAAAATAAGAAAATATTATTATATAGAACCGATTTAGATGGTACAATAATTCTACAAAGTGATGGCACTAAAATAATAAGGAGGTAG
- a CDS encoding ribose ABC transporter permease, with product MKNDLKKNLLKYKSLLGLIVLCIVVAIISPRFLSISNIKNVLTQVSVNTVIAVGMTFVILTGGIDLSVGSTLAICGAVAAAIAKGTGNVFMAIVVSLIIGAIVGFINGVFISKGKIQAFIVTLATMTIFRGVTQVYTNGTPISGLGKNFGVIGNKTFLQIPIPVVITIVVFLVAYYVLSETRYGRYLYALGGNEDSARLSGINTDRTKTAVYIISGITAAISGIIVTSRIGSASATAGVGYELDAIAAVVLGGTSLSGGEGSVAGTIIGALIIGVLNNGLNLMNVSPYYQLIVKGLVILLAVMIDKKNK from the coding sequence ATGAAAAACGATTTAAAAAAGAATTTATTAAAATATAAATCACTTTTAGGTTTAATAGTTTTATGTATTGTAGTAGCAATTATTTCACCAAGATTTTTAAGTATATCTAATATTAAAAATGTTCTTACTCAAGTTTCAGTAAATACAGTTATTGCCGTTGGAATGACTTTTGTAATACTAACTGGAGGAATAGATTTATCAGTAGGTTCAACATTGGCTATATGTGGAGCTGTAGCTGCAGCTATTGCTAAAGGTACAGGAAATGTTTTTATGGCGATTGTTGTGTCTTTAATTATTGGGGCTATAGTTGGATTTATTAATGGAGTTTTTATTTCAAAAGGAAAAATTCAAGCGTTTATTGTTACTTTAGCTACTATGACTATATTTAGAGGAGTTACACAAGTATATACTAATGGTACTCCTATTTCAGGGCTTGGTAAGAACTTTGGAGTAATAGGAAACAAAACTTTTTTGCAAATACCGATTCCGGTAGTGATTACTATAGTTGTATTTCTTGTTGCCTATTATGTATTAAGTGAAACAAGATATGGAAGATATTTATATGCTTTAGGTGGAAATGAAGATTCAGCAAGACTTTCAGGAATTAATACAGATAGAACCAAAACTGCAGTCTATATTATATCTGGTATAACAGCAGCTATAAGTGGAATAATAGTTACTAGTAGAATAGGCTCAGCATCAGCTACTGCTGGTGTAGGGTATGAACTTGATGCAATTGCTGCAGTTGTACTTGGAGGAACAAGTTTATCAGGTGGTGAAGGTAGCGTAGCAGGTACGATAATAGGAGCACTTATTATTGGTGTATTAAATAATGGGTTAAATCTTATGAATGTATCACCTTATTATCAATTAATAGTTAAAGGATTAGTAATCTTGTTAGCTGTTATGATTGATAAAAAGAATAAATAA
- a CDS encoding aconitate hydratase: protein MGFNIVEKILKKHLVVGEMKKGSEIGIRIDQTLTQDSTGTMAYLQFEALGVDKVKTKRSVAYIDHNMLQTGPENADDHKYIQTVAKKHGIYFSKPGNGICHQVHLERFGVPGETLLGSDSHTPTGGGIGMLAIGAGGLDVAVAMGGGEYYIKCPQIIKVNLIGKLNAWVTAKDIILELLRRLTVKGGVNKVFEYAGEGVKTLSVPERATITNMGAELGATTSIFPSDEVTKAFLKAQNREDDFIELKPDEDAFYDDVVEINLNELEPLIACPHSPDNVVKVSELKNVKVDQVTIGSCTNSSYVDMMKVANILDKNTVNEDVSLVIGPGSKQVLNMIAENGALSKMIASGARIIESGCGPCIGMGQSPANNAISLRTINRNFEGRCGTVSAGVYLVSPETAAVSAIKGYIVDPREFGEEIKIDVPNRFLINDNLIVKPSEKGSEVEVVRGPNIKPFPLAEALKENIEGKVLIKVGDNITTDHIMPSNAKLLPFRSNIPYLSNYCLAPCNPEFSEKAKKNNGGFILGGENYGQGSSREHAALAPLYLGVKGVFAKSFARIHMANLINNGIMPLVFKNSSDYNDIDEFDEIIIEDSVNSVKKGEVTIKNKTKGRTYLMKLEVSDRQKEMLIKGGLINSIRNK, encoded by the coding sequence ATGGGATTTAATATTGTAGAAAAAATACTAAAAAAGCATTTAGTAGTTGGGGAAATGAAAAAAGGAAGTGAAATTGGAATTAGAATAGATCAGACATTGACTCAGGATTCAACGGGAACAATGGCGTATCTACAATTTGAGGCTTTAGGGGTAGATAAAGTTAAAACTAAACGATCTGTGGCTTATATAGATCATAATATGCTTCAAACAGGACCAGAAAATGCAGATGATCATAAATATATTCAAACAGTTGCTAAAAAACATGGGATATATTTCTCTAAACCAGGTAATGGTATATGCCATCAAGTACATTTAGAAAGATTTGGAGTACCAGGTGAAACTCTTTTAGGTTCAGATAGTCATACACCTACAGGGGGGGGAATAGGAATGCTTGCTATTGGAGCAGGGGGATTAGATGTAGCTGTTGCTATGGGAGGTGGAGAGTATTACATAAAGTGTCCACAGATTATAAAAGTTAATTTGATTGGAAAACTTAATGCTTGGGTTACAGCAAAAGACATAATTCTTGAGCTTTTAAGACGTCTCACAGTAAAAGGTGGAGTAAATAAAGTTTTTGAATATGCAGGAGAAGGAGTTAAAACTTTATCTGTTCCAGAAAGAGCAACTATTACAAATATGGGTGCAGAACTTGGAGCTACAACATCTATATTCCCAAGTGATGAAGTTACAAAAGCATTTTTGAAAGCCCAAAACAGAGAAGATGACTTTATTGAATTAAAACCTGATGAAGATGCTTTTTATGATGATGTAGTTGAAATAAATTTAAATGAATTAGAACCTTTAATTGCTTGTCCACATAGTCCTGATAATGTAGTTAAGGTATCAGAACTCAAAAATGTAAAAGTAGATCAAGTAACTATAGGAAGTTGTACCAATTCTTCTTATGTAGATATGATGAAAGTTGCTAATATATTGGATAAAAATACAGTTAACGAAGATGTTTCTTTAGTAATTGGACCAGGTTCTAAACAAGTATTGAACATGATTGCTGAAAATGGTGCTTTATCAAAAATGATTGCATCAGGAGCTAGAATAATAGAAAGCGGTTGTGGACCATGTATAGGTATGGGGCAATCACCAGCAAATAATGCAATTTCATTGAGAACTATCAATAGAAATTTTGAAGGAAGATGTGGAACAGTATCAGCAGGAGTTTATCTTGTAAGTCCTGAAACAGCAGCAGTTTCTGCTATAAAAGGATACATTGTTGATCCTAGAGAGTTTGGGGAAGAAATCAAAATTGATGTTCCAAATAGATTTTTAATAAATGATAATTTGATAGTCAAGCCATCTGAAAAAGGTAGCGAGGTAGAAGTAGTAAGAGGACCTAACATTAAACCATTTCCTTTAGCAGAAGCATTAAAAGAAAATATAGAAGGAAAAGTATTAATAAAAGTTGGTGATAACATAACTACAGATCATATAATGCCTTCTAATGCAAAATTATTACCATTTAGATCTAATATACCTTATCTATCAAATTATTGTTTAGCTCCTTGTAATCCAGAATTTTCAGAGAAAGCTAAAAAAAATAATGGTGGATTTATTCTCGGAGGAGAAAATTATGGGCAAGGATCAAGTAGAGAACATGCAGCTTTAGCTCCACTATATCTTGGGGTTAAGGGAGTATTTGCAAAGTCTTTTGCAAGAATTCATATGGCAAACCTTATAAATAATGGAATAATGCCATTAGTTTTTAAAAATTCTAGTGATTATAATGATATAGATGAATTTGACGAAATTATCATAGAGGATTCAGTTAATAGTGTTAAAAAGGGTGAAGTTACTATTAAAAATAAAACAAAGGGAAGAACGTATTTAATGAAGTTAGAAGTATCAGATAGACAAAAGGAAATGTTAATTAAAGGAGGACTTATTAATTCGATAAGAAATAAGTAA
- a CDS encoding LacI family DNA-binding transcriptional regulator, protein MNKVTMKDIANIAGVSKATVSMVLNNKAISISDNTREKILKIAKELNYIPNGVARSLSTNKSQTIGIIMPDIINPFFSEIARAIEDTANKLEYNVIFCNTDSNSKKEEKYIKLLISKLVDGVIFITGEGDIHSLDILNKNNVPFVLVDRDISNKENYCGVYCLNQEGVREGVEYLLQNGKKKIAFVSGNKGLRISFQRIKGYKDVMIEHNLYNEELIFEGDFTIESGMKVTEEIIKYDKNIEAIFYSNDIMALGGMKYLIRKGYKIPNDINIIGFDNIKISNFVEPELTTIAQPIYEMGEKACEVLIEIINGKPSSKQMYFKPKLIVRGTA, encoded by the coding sequence ATGAACAAAGTTACAATGAAGGATATAGCGAATATAGCAGGTGTATCTAAAGCTACTGTTTCTATGGTTTTAAACAATAAAGCTATCAGCATAAGTGATAATACAAGGGAAAAAATATTAAAAATTGCTAAGGAATTAAACTATATACCTAATGGTGTTGCTAGAAGTCTCAGTACAAATAAGTCGCAAACCATAGGGATAATTATGCCTGATATAATTAATCCTTTCTTTTCAGAAATAGCTAGGGCAATTGAAGATACTGCAAATAAGTTAGAGTATAATGTTATATTTTGTAACACAGATAGCAATAGTAAAAAAGAAGAAAAATACATAAAACTTCTTATAAGCAAATTAGTAGATGGTGTTATATTTATAACTGGAGAAGGAGATATACATAGTTTAGACATATTAAATAAGAATAATGTTCCCTTTGTTCTTGTAGATAGGGATATAAGTAATAAAGAGAATTATTGTGGTGTTTACTGTTTAAATCAAGAGGGAGTAAGAGAGGGAGTAGAATATTTATTACAAAATGGAAAGAAAAAGATAGCTTTTGTAAGTGGAAATAAAGGCTTAAGAATATCGTTTCAAAGAATTAAAGGATATAAAGATGTAATGATAGAACACAATTTATATAATGAAGAGTTAATTTTCGAAGGTGATTTTACTATTGAAAGTGGTATGAAGGTTACTGAAGAAATAATTAAATATGATAAAAATATAGAAGCTATTTTCTATAGTAATGATATAATGGCGTTAGGCGGAATGAAGTATCTTATAAGAAAAGGTTATAAGATACCTAATGATATAAATATCATAGGATTTGATAATATAAAAATTTCAAATTTTGTTGAGCCTGAGTTAACTACTATAGCACAACCTATTTATGAAATGGGTGAAAAAGCTTGCGAAGTACTTATTGAAATAATAAATGGGAAACCATCTAGCAAACAAATGTATTTTAAACCTAAATTAATAGTTAGAGGTACGGCATGA
- a CDS encoding 1-acyl-sn-glycerol-3-phosphate acyltransferase: MKSIVLYIYFVFYMVGISFKRIKLNYLKKHKGEKAAQEYVYKAAKKWARHILKIVGVKVECEGMDNIPDEACCFISNHQGNFDFIAMMATIDKPIGFIAKKEMQKLKILSVWMKDLKCVFIDRNNIRESLKAINEGAENLKQGNSMLIFPEGTRSKGKNLGEFKKGSLKMALKAKAPIVPLTVDGSYKIFEDHNGWLRKGTIRLVAGKPIYPDELPKEEQKNLTEIIRNEIEKNL, translated from the coding sequence ATGAAATCCATAGTATTATATATATATTTTGTATTTTATATGGTAGGAATTAGTTTTAAAAGAATAAAGTTAAATTATTTAAAGAAACATAAAGGAGAAAAAGCTGCACAAGAATATGTTTATAAAGCTGCTAAGAAGTGGGCTAGACATATACTTAAAATAGTTGGTGTCAAAGTTGAGTGTGAGGGAATGGATAATATTCCAGATGAAGCATGTTGTTTTATATCTAACCACCAAGGGAATTTTGATTTTATAGCAATGATGGCAACTATAGACAAGCCTATTGGTTTTATTGCAAAAAAAGAGATGCAAAAATTAAAAATACTTTCAGTATGGATGAAGGATTTAAAATGTGTATTTATAGATAGAAACAATATTAGAGAATCTCTTAAAGCAATAAATGAAGGAGCAGAGAATTTAAAGCAAGGAAATTCAATGCTCATATTTCCAGAAGGTACAAGAAGTAAGGGGAAAAATTTAGGAGAATTTAAAAAGGGAAGTTTAAAAATGGCTTTAAAGGCAAAAGCGCCTATTGTTCCTCTTACCGTTGATGGAAGTTATAAAATTTTTGAGGATCATAATGGGTGGCTTAGAAAAGGTACTATTAGATTAGTAGCAGGAAAACCTATTTATCCTGATGAACTACCTAAGGAAGAACAAAAAAACTTAACAGAAATTATAAGAAACGAGATAGAAAAAAATTTATAA
- the rbsB gene encoding ribose ABC transporter substrate-binding protein RbsB encodes MKKRITSILSVILMIFFIGGTVGCAKKTAEKPAEGEQKGNKVGMVLSTLNNPFFVSMKEGAEKKAKEMGYELIVLDSQNDSSKERSNVEDLVQKGVKVLIINPTDSDAVANSVQAANDAKIPVITVDRQSNGGEIISHIASDNVKGGEMAANYIVEKLKDKKEIKLVELQGIPGASATRERGEGFHKVIDGKNNIKVISSQAADFDRTKGLNVMENVIQAQPQFDAVFAHNDEMALGAVKALKTANRKVIVVGFDGNQDAKDAISKGEMTATVAQQPDLMGMTAVENAAKVIKGETVAKTIPVELKLIEKK; translated from the coding sequence ATGAAAAAAAGAATTACTTCAATCTTATCTGTAATTTTAATGATTTTCTTTATTGGTGGAACTGTAGGGTGTGCAAAAAAAACAGCAGAAAAGCCTGCTGAAGGAGAACAAAAAGGTAATAAAGTAGGTATGGTATTGTCTACTCTTAATAATCCCTTCTTTGTATCAATGAAAGAAGGGGCAGAAAAAAAAGCTAAAGAAATGGGATATGAATTAATAGTATTAGATTCTCAAAATGACTCTTCTAAAGAAAGATCTAATGTAGAGGATTTGGTTCAAAAAGGAGTAAAAGTTTTAATAATCAATCCAACGGACAGTGATGCGGTTGCGAATTCAGTTCAAGCAGCTAATGATGCTAAAATACCTGTTATAACAGTAGATAGACAATCTAATGGTGGAGAGATTATAAGTCACATAGCTTCTGATAATGTAAAAGGTGGAGAAATGGCTGCTAATTATATTGTAGAAAAATTAAAAGATAAAAAAGAGATAAAATTAGTTGAACTTCAAGGAATACCAGGAGCATCAGCTACAAGAGAAAGAGGAGAAGGATTCCATAAAGTTATAGATGGAAAGAACAATATTAAAGTAATATCAAGTCAAGCTGCTGATTTTGACAGGACAAAAGGATTAAATGTAATGGAAAATGTAATTCAAGCACAACCTCAATTTGATGCAGTATTTGCACATAATGATGAAATGGCTCTTGGTGCAGTAAAAGCATTAAAAACTGCAAATAGAAAGGTTATTGTAGTAGGTTTTGATGGTAACCAAGATGCTAAAGATGCTATTTCAAAAGGAGAAATGACTGCAACAGTAGCTCAACAACCTGATTTAATGGGAATGACTGCAGTAGAAAATGCTGCTAAGGTAATAAAAGGTGAAACTGTAGCAAAAACAATTCCAGTAGAACTTAAACTTATCGAAAAAAAATAA
- a CDS encoding cation diffusion facilitator family transporter, with product MYIINWKWGMNLEPKERLRIGNGISKITIVINVILSVIKVAAGIFGKSSAMISDGVHSLSDVMSTFCVMIGLKMSEKPGDSDHPYGHEKYEPVFAKILAVILGITGIMIGYKSIQIISLGQYNIPGKITIFAAILSIITKEWMYRYTIKGAKKIDSSALFADAWHHRSDAFSSVGTLIGVVGARIGYPILDPIASIVICVIIIKVAVYIYIGAVNQLMDCAADKDTINKIVKDIENVSGVLKIDDLKTRVHASRLYVDVEISVCKELSLLDAHDIAEKVHFKIEESNSKVKHCMVHVNPY from the coding sequence ATGTATATTATCAATTGGAAATGGGGAATGAATTTGGAACCTAAAGAAAGACTGCGGATAGGAAATGGAATATCTAAGATAACCATAGTTATAAATGTAATATTATCTGTAATTAAAGTTGCTGCCGGGATATTTGGAAAAAGTAGCGCTATGATATCAGATGGAGTTCATTCTTTATCAGATGTTATGAGTACATTTTGCGTTATGATAGGACTGAAAATGTCGGAAAAACCAGGGGATAGTGATCATCCTTATGGTCATGAAAAATATGAGCCTGTTTTTGCTAAAATTCTTGCTGTTATTTTGGGGATTACAGGGATAATGATCGGATATAAGTCTATACAGATAATTAGTTTAGGACAATATAATATTCCAGGTAAAATAACTATTTTTGCTGCTATTCTATCAATTATTACAAAAGAATGGATGTACAGATATACAATTAAAGGAGCTAAAAAGATAGATAGTTCTGCGCTTTTTGCAGATGCTTGGCATCACAGATCAGATGCATTTTCATCTGTTGGGACTTTGATAGGAGTAGTTGGTGCAAGAATAGGATATCCTATTTTAGATCCAATAGCTTCAATAGTTATATGTGTAATAATAATTAAGGTTGCAGTATATATATATATTGGTGCAGTAAATCAACTAATGGATTGTGCGGCAGATAAAGATACAATTAATAAAATAGTAAAGGATATTGAGAATGTAAGTGGAGTTCTTAAAATAGATGATTTAAAAACAAGGGTACATGCAAGTAGATTATATGTTGATGTTGAGATATCTGTATGTAAAGAGTTATCATTATTAGATGCACATGATATAGCAGAAAAAGTTCACTTTAAAATAGAGGAAAGTAATTCTAAAGTAAAACATTGTATGGTACATGTTAATCCTTATTAA
- the lgt gene encoding prolipoprotein diacylglyceryl transferase → MNPIAFELLGMEIRWYGILISIGIILGLWATYIRSGIYDISFDIISDIFIISLPISVLCARLYYVIFNWSYYNNSLEILNIRGGGLAIHGGILGAILSTYFLCKNKKINYLQLLDLISPSLILAQGIGRWGNFFNSEAHGGIVSKEFISHFPQFIQKGMFIDGSYYHPTFLYESLWDICIFIVLVFLSKKKLKNGFIFYLYIILYSIVRFFIEGLRTDSLMIGHLRMAQIMSLTFIIVGTILLVLTTHHKKI, encoded by the coding sequence TTGAACCCAATTGCATTTGAATTATTAGGTATGGAAATTCGTTGGTACGGTATATTAATAAGTATAGGAATAATTTTAGGACTTTGGGCTACATATATACGAAGTGGTATATATGATATTTCTTTTGATATAATAAGTGATATATTTATAATTAGTTTACCAATATCTGTATTATGCGCTAGGTTATATTACGTAATATTTAATTGGTCGTATTATAATAATTCCTTAGAAATATTAAATATTAGAGGAGGAGGACTTGCTATCCATGGAGGAATATTAGGTGCTATTCTGAGTACATATTTTTTATGTAAAAATAAGAAAATTAATTATCTACAATTATTAGACTTAATATCTCCTTCCTTAATATTAGCTCAAGGAATAGGACGCTGGGGAAATTTTTTCAATTCCGAAGCTCATGGGGGTATTGTTTCAAAAGAATTTATATCTCATTTCCCTCAGTTTATCCAAAAAGGTATGTTTATAGATGGATCCTATTATCATCCAACCTTTTTATATGAGTCTTTATGGGATATATGTATTTTCATTGTACTTGTATTTCTAAGTAAGAAGAAGTTAAAAAATGGATTTATTTTTTACTTATACATTATTCTTTATTCTATAGTACGATTCTTTATTGAGGGTCTTAGGACAGATAGTTTAATGATTGGACATCTTAGAATGGCTCAAATAATGAGCTTGACATTTATTATTGTAGGTACTATATTATTAGTTTTAACAACTCACCATAAGAAAATATAA